Proteins encoded by one window of Rutidosis leptorrhynchoides isolate AG116_Rl617_1_P2 chromosome 7, CSIRO_AGI_Rlap_v1, whole genome shotgun sequence:
- the LOC139857138 gene encoding uncharacterized protein, with translation MYNEVAPEYLLDQGMYYPSATNYGYICTGLESPGDWDDHHRVFGVDGQNIQYIGSQTESMPYVYYTPTYAYAQSPYNPYNPYIPGAMIGADGSYVGTQQYYVSYENGASSPAYYPMVVQPGPETYASGTMDQYMDMAVSTANRVDSPAFNGNSSSAGGMFTLNPGWGASNHTNAFGKGSEGVKSNGGPNKLTLANDGVSSNNMTVSAASQIMQGRGAQAVDGLSNGRTASNHNKLKFTFPSGNGLSNFGSSVNGRVLDEKARSKLAFGKTTNDLNGNPNTLGEQNRGPRTTTSNSRFTVKAYSTRAGNSDAQGNIVISLDQYNKEDFPVEYVNAKFFVIKSYSEDDVHKSIKYNVWSSTPNGNKKLNSAYEEAQQISARDSKGCPIFLFFSVNASGQFCGVAEMTGHVEFHKDMDFWQQDKWSGSFPVKWRIIKDVPNPHFRHIILENNEHKPVTNSRDTQEIRFKKGIEMLKVFKNYVSKTSILDDFMYYESRQKILLEEKARLLIKSCVTPVYTPALHPPRKLNGFSDLTSSKDDNSGQNNDIDPSHSNVPSVAGTDHTQLVDEKPTEDDVLRLRSLAISSPDQTETKPVENTVSASAVSSDVLTVGSMPIKVNGFGESSSGFITVGTIPLDPKALKVKEVVVPTDSTKATAKKG, from the exons ATGTATAACGAAGTTGCGCCCGAGTATTTGCTTGACCAGGGCATGTATTATCCTTCTGCTACTAATTATGGCTATATTTGTACAG GGTTGGAATCGCCTGGTGATTGGGATGACCACCATAGAGTTTTTGGTGTGGATGGTCAAAATATTCAGTACATA GGTTCACAAACAGAAAGTATGCCTTACGTGTATTATACACCTACCTATGCATATGCACAGTCTCCATATAACCCATATAATCCTTACATTCCCGGCGCTATGATAGGAGCTGATGGCTCTTATGTTGGGACACAACAGTACTATGTATCGTATGAAAACGGCGCGTCTTCGCCAGCTTATTATCCCATGGTTGTTCAACCTGGTCCAGAGACTTACGCAAGTGGTACAATGGACCAATATATGGATATGGCAGTGTCAACTGCTAATCGGGTGGATTCGCCCGCGTTCAATGGTAATTCATCATCAGCTGGTGGAATGTTTACCTTGAATCCAGGATGGGGTGCTTCGAATCATACAAATGCCTTTGGAAAAGGTTCGGAAGGCGTTAAAAGTAACGGTGGACCAAACAAGTTAACTTTGGCTAATGATGGTGTCAGTTCTAACAATATGACCGTTTCGGCCGCATCACAAATAATGCAG GGTCGTGGCGCTCAAGCTGTTGATGGTCTTTCAAATGGGAGAACTGCATCTAATCATAACAAGCTAAAATTTACTTTTCCTTCTGGTAATGGTTTGTCTAATTTCGGTTCAAGTGTTAATGGGCGGGTGTTGGATGAAAAGGCTCGTTCAAAGTTAGCATTTGGCAAAACTACAAATGATCTGAATGGAAACCCTAATACTTTGGGTGAACAGAACCGTGGTCCTAGAACAACCACATCAAATTCTCGGTTTACTGTCAAAGCTTATTCAACAAGGGCTGGAAATAGTGATGCACAAGGAAATATTGTAATTTCACTGGATCAGTATAACAAGGAGGATTTCCCTGTTGAATATGTGAATGCAAAGTTCTTTGTTATAAAATCATACAGCGAAGATGATGTTCATAAGAGTATTAAATATAATGTCTGGTCATCTACACCTAATGGAAACAAGAAGCTGAATAGTGCCTATGAAGAAGCCCAGCAAATATCAGCCAGGGACTCTAAAGGCTGTCCTATCTTTCTCTTTTTTTCT GTTAATGCAAGTGGACAGTTTTGTGGTGTTGCTGAGATGACTGGGCATGTAGAGTTTCATAAAGATATGGATTTTTGGCAGCAGGACAAATGGAGTGGAAGTTTCCCGGTGAAGTGGCGTATAATAAAAGATGTGCCCAATCCACACTTTCGTCACATCATACTAGAAAACAACGAGCACAAACCAGTAACAAATAGCCGTGATACACAAGAG ATTAGATTCAAGAAAGGTATCGAAATGTTGAAAGTGTTTAAGAACTATGTATCAAAGACTTCGATACTTGATGATTTTATGTATTATGAGAGTCGACAGAAAATATTGCTAGAAGAGAAAGCGAGATTACTGATCAAAAGCTGTGTCACCCCAGTATATACGCCTGCTCTACATCCCCCTCGTAAACTAAACGGTTTCTCCGATTTGACTTCAAGTAAAGATGACAATTCGGGCCAGAACAACGATATAGATCCTTCACACAGTAATGTACCAAGTGTTGCAGGTACTGATCATACCCAATTGGTTGACGAAAAACCAACAGAAGATGATGTTTTACGTTTACGTTCGCTTGCAATATCGTCTCCAGATCAGACCGAAACCAAGCCTGTGGAAAATACTGTTTCTGCTTCTGCAGTATCGAGCGATGTTTTGACTGTTGGGTCAATGCCGATCAAAGTCAACGGGTTTGGTGAATCATCATCTGGTTTTATAACTGTGGGGACGATTCCACTTGATCCTAAAGCTCTAAAGGTAAAGGAAGTTGTTGTTCCTACCGATTCTACAAAGGCCACAGCTAAGAAAGGTTAA